A genomic window from Nematostella vectensis chromosome 9, jaNemVect1.1, whole genome shotgun sequence includes:
- the LOC5517244 gene encoding uncharacterized protein LOC5517244 translates to MPEEGSENLYECMSKYLGSADAPHPKIGTLENAAKIYQKGCYEMIARRCCEVRISAECIVIDNGPTDRRTFQIKKTLFCATYKKIPKVVVFNYMNGSMENGIQCHAIFTSSITEAQDFVKAVTTAFSQAYSMDLDGKEIHTKTPSKGKQAAKKHGLWSERITDIFGTVTQCVGKE, encoded by the coding sequence ATGCCTGAAGAAGGGTCTGAGAATCTTTATGAGTGCATGTCTAAATATTTAGGCAGTGCCGATGCGCCTCATCCGAAAATCGGAACCTTGGAAAATGCAGCTAAGATTTACCAAAAAGGATGCTACGAGATGATAGCTCGCAGGTGCTGTGAAGTGAGAATCTCGGCGGAGTGCATCGTTATAGATAACGGACCGACGGACAGGCGAACCTTTCAGATCAAGAAAACCCTGTTTTGCGCAACTTACAAGAAAATTCCAAAAGTTGTTGTTTTCAATTACATGAACGGAAGCATGGAAAATGGAATACAGTGTCATGCGATTTTTACGAGCTCAATCACAGAGGCTCAGGATTTTGTCAAGGCAGTGACCACAGCTTTTAGCCAAGCTTACAGTATGGACTTGGATGGCAAAGAGATACATACGAAAACTCCGTCCAAGGGTAAACAAGCGGCTAAGAAACATGGCCTCTGGAGCGAGAGAATCACAGACATTTTCGGGACTGTTACCCAGTGTGTGGGGAAAGAGTAA
- the LOC116621493 gene encoding uncharacterized protein LOC116621493 has translation MPKSFLVKHKKPSRSPESAPEEAIKAVLQGKPETQEKSLEKSTEDKNSKVEQQSDTGLRDESDHGTRNFNEKGGPRETDARETVLEQEHCEERNYEENRKGGSGLLETESKQRHVEPRDLEQERIRNPAKRDWEKRGSEKRMLERNDLNEERTLDRRESSECRNEERFGSAHVPLHNTAAHEEVHKKRKYTPDELLRSDVCCEEKPSKQHNCSDIRDYWWPGLSYEKHKLPCPPKLIRAAPVRLDANGITGKIPGIQGQTMGPLIQPFSGTTTFPAVSYHHMLAEAMQARLYAGSVQEFPCHIRMPPEGPREVAMYPNLAPHIPSPFFLPGHHFVGPQAIDRLTPPGKHLLKKPEAEMKDEQNKYKCEICQSSFSLQRLLNRHMKTHSFYKRYHCQFCGKGFNDTFDLKRHIRTHTGIKPFKCDRCDKAFTQRCSLEAHLTRVHSVVHKYGFRERRDKMFVCEDCGITFKDSPEFMKHVHELHPETEKIIRARRNGFTKLKAS, from the exons ATGCCAAAGTCCTTTCTTGTCAAGCACAAGAAACCGTCGCGAAGCCCCGAAAGCGCACCGGAGGAAGCGATCAAAGCCGTCCTTCAAG GAAAACCCGAGACTCAGGAAAAAAGCCTAGAAAAATCGACGGAGGATAAAAATTCTAAGGTCGAACAACAGAGCGATACAGGACTGAGAGACGAGAGCGATCATGGAACAAGGAACTTTAACGAGAAAGGAGGACCGCGGGAAACAGACGCCAGAGAAACGGTATTGGAACAGGAACATTGTGAGGAAAGGAATTACGAAGAAAACAGGAAAGGGGGAAGTGGATTACTTGAGACGGAATCGAAGCAAAGACACGTGGAACCGCGGGATTTAGAACAAGAGAGGATTAGAAACCCGGCGAAGAGAGACTGGGAAAAGAGAGGCTCCGAGAAGAGAATGTTAGAGAGAAATGACTTGAATGAGGAAAGAACCTTAGATCGGAGAGAATCAAGCGAGTGCCGCAATGAGGAAAGATTCGGTAGCGCGCATGTGCCACTGCATAACACCGCTGCCCACGAAGAAGTCCACAAGAAGAGGAAATACACACCAGACGAGCTTTTAAGGAGTGACGTGTGTTGCGAAGAGAAACCGTCAAAACAGCACAATTGTAGTGATATAAGGGACTATTGGTGGCCGGGCCTGTCGTACGAGAAACACAAGCTACCATGTCCTCCTAAACTTATTAGGGCGGCCCCGGTAAGGCTAGACGCGAATGGCATCACGGGTAAAATTCCTGGTATCCAGGGTCAGACCATGGGCCCGTTGATACAACCGTTCAGCGGTACCACCACTTTCCCCGCCGTTAGCTACCACCACATGCTCGCCGAGGCGATGCAAGCACGACTTTACGCCGGAAGTGTTCAGGAATTTCCGTGTCATATTCGGATGCCACCGGAAGGGCCTCGTGAAGTTGCGATGTATCCAAATCTGGCACCCCATATCCCGAGCCCCTTCTTTTTACCAGGGCACCATTTCGTAGGGCCCCAGGCAATCGATAGATTAACGCCCCCGGGCAAACACTTACTTAAAAAACCGGAAGCGGAAATGAAGGACGAACAGAATAAGTACAAATGCGAGATATGTCAGAGTTCGTTTTCGCTGCAGCGCCTGTTGAACAGACACATGAAGACGCACTCGTTCTAcaagcgctaccattgccaGTTCTGCGGCAAAGGCTTCAACGACACGTTCGACCTGAAGCGGCACATCCGCACGCACACGGGCATCAAGCCATTCAAGTGCGATCGCTGCGACAAGGCGTTCACTCAGCGGTGTTCCCTCGAGGCGCACCTGACACGTGTGCACAGCGTGGTTCACAAGTACGGCTTCCGCGAGAGGCGAGATAAGATGTTCGTCTGCGAGGACTGCGGCATCACGTTTAAGGACAGCCCTGAATTTATGAAGCACGTGCACGAGTTGCATCCAGAGACGGAGAAAATCATACGCGCGCGGAGAAATGGCTTTACTAAACTAAAGGCGTCGTGA